One genomic segment of Clavelina lepadiformis chromosome 3, kaClaLepa1.1, whole genome shotgun sequence includes these proteins:
- the LOC143448890 gene encoding uncharacterized protein LOC143448890 isoform X2, whose translation MFGGGSLSVTSDTYRQSMMSLGPTVPPRERRPLRSVPTIGSHYKVDPEVLAKEYVEKETKYMGTITDIRIDFDPCNRASLLSLIDEKRRIGQLPWQMTWKHDAIISIFKHNIKILHRDEEQLIHRIPTHHVASAGYVKDDNQTYLFLKFASEVNEEMSNLALFSCETKEIAEEICCLIRQLFQLVYTDSTMDFFDKSIQDGATTPKNHSYSTDDSDKKDTVRLTLPLQPQSQKTLLQQEPQTLKLSNKTSGSELPPDFASNEISKSATLPMSAIPSSIHPQSVPLHRSSSSNGAVLTPLSSSSTPPSPVAYRKSGNNSGSNVNTTHHQLQLNEYIAVLKERLTQEELTQFAQYLHHFRTGRVTIELFCEQLLAIYTEQRKSLLLGMRHFIPATTDREYFESFLQLHNVETSHDDDKWWDQPPETGFSEAEDSSVSTSQINELSSNSDPVSRSPTSEENSVEWRFSISTLDEAHLNEDNLPSTLKRHSAQEVSKEADLTPQASIDGSEISFERRPSSKTLKVSDVVLGLEEGDSPLLRSGATNQSVEHQLILPHSPRDLIKQQSKKKSRGKSPSAVELGAPFPSLATGGTDDDIDPVQETSFKSRSLKKYKSKLARDSSEDKNTKVKKDSELKVQSSDETPPEPPSSSEILPTESLNAEKQLPESSDKYTAQAAQSDRKKKSEHRKKKKHKSSSSSDKVVTSL comes from the exons ATGTTTGGAGGTGGCAGTTTGTCAGTTACATCAGACACTTACCGCCAATCAATGATGTCTCTCGGCCCCACAGTTCCTCCTCGAGAACGGCGACCACTTAGATCGGTCCCAACAATTGGATCTCATTATAAAGTGGACCCTGAGGTTCTAGCCAAAGAATATGTTGAAAAAGAAACCAAA TACATGGGAACTATAACAGACATCCGAATAGATTTTGATCCTTGTAACCGTGCTTCACTTTTATCTTTGATTGATGAAAAGCGG AGAATTGGGCAACTGCCTTGGCAGATGACATGGAAACATGATGCAATTATTAGCATCTTCAAACATAATATCAAGATTTTACACAGAGATG aagaGCAATTGATCCATCGCATCCCCACACACCATGTTGCATCGGCTGGTTATGTCAAGGACGATAATCAAACATACCTCTTTCTAAAATTTG cTTCGGAAGTAAATGAGGAGATGTCCAATTTGGCCCTATTCTCATGCGAAACAAAG GAAATTGCTGAAGAAATTTGTTGTCTAATTCGTCAGCTTTTTCAGCTTGTATATACTGACTCAACCATGGACTTTTTTGATAAATCTATTCAAGATGGTGCCACTACACCCAAAAATCACTCTTACAGCACAG ATGATTCAGACAAGAAAGATACTGTGAGGTTAACTCTTCCACTTCAGCCACAGTCACAAAA AACCTTACTACAGCAAGAGCCCCAAACTTTGAAACTGAGTAATAAAACAAGTGGCAGTGAATTGCCACCTGATTTTGCAAGTAACGAAATCTCAAAGTCTGCCACACTACCTATGTCAGCCATACCTTCTTCAAT CCATCCTCAAAGTGTGCCACTCCATCGAAGCAGCAGCAGTAACGGAGCAGTGCTCACACCCCTCAGTTCTTCTTCCACCCCACCTTCTCCAGTAGCCTACCGGAAGTCTGGGAATAATAGTGGGTCCAATGTAAACACAACTCACCATCAATTGCAGCTGAATGAATACATTGCAGTA ttAAAAGAAAGATTAACTCAGGAAGAGCTCACCCAGTTTGCTCAGTATCTTCATCACTTCAGAACTGGCCGCGTCACCATCGAACTATTTTGCGAGCAGCTTCTCGCAATTTACACTGAACAGAGGAAGTCATTGCTCCTAG GGATGCGCCATTTCATTCCTGCCACCACTGATCGTgaatattttgaaagttttctccAACTGCACAATGTAGAAACCTCTCATGACGATGATAAATGGTGGGATCAACCTCCAGAAACAGGCTTTTCAGAGGCTGAAGACAGCAGCGTATCAACCAGTCAGATAAAtg AACTATCAAGCAACTCTGACCCCGTGTCCAGGTCGCCCACATCGGAGGAGAATAGTGTCGAGTGGAGATTTAGCATTAGCACTTTGGATGAGGCCCACCTCAATGAGGACAACTTGCCATCAACGTTGAAGCGTCATTCAGCGCAAGAG GTGAGCAAAGAAGCAGATCTAACTCCTCAAGCATCAATCGATGGTTCAGAAATATCATTTGAGCGGAGACCTTCTTCAAAAACTCTCAAAGTTTCAGATGTTGTACTGGGATTGGAAGAAGGTGATTCTCCTCTTCTTAGGTCGGGTGCAACAAATCAGTCCGTCGAGCATCAACTGATACTACCTCATTCTCCGCGAGATCTGATTAAGCAACAAAGCAAGAAAAAGTCAAGAG GAAAATCTCCCTCGGCTGTTGAGCTCGGTGCCCCTTTTCCTTCTTTAGCAACTGGTGGAACAGACGATGATATAGATCCTGTTCAGGAGACATCATTTAAG TCAAGGAGTTTGAAGAAATATAAATCAAAACTTGCACGAGACAGCAGTGAggataaaaacacaaaagtcAAGAAAGACTCAGAATTAAAAGTTCAATCAAGTGATGAAACG
- the LOC143448890 gene encoding uncharacterized protein LOC143448890 isoform X1 — protein MVGFVKYYEMEDDGRRSKKVGLFRRMFGGGSLSVTSDTYRQSMMSLGPTVPPRERRPLRSVPTIGSHYKVDPEVLAKEYVEKETKYMGTITDIRIDFDPCNRASLLSLIDEKRRIGQLPWQMTWKHDAIISIFKHNIKILHRDEEQLIHRIPTHHVASAGYVKDDNQTYLFLKFASEVNEEMSNLALFSCETKEIAEEICCLIRQLFQLVYTDSTMDFFDKSIQDGATTPKNHSYSTDDSDKKDTVRLTLPLQPQSQKTLLQQEPQTLKLSNKTSGSELPPDFASNEISKSATLPMSAIPSSIHPQSVPLHRSSSSNGAVLTPLSSSSTPPSPVAYRKSGNNSGSNVNTTHHQLQLNEYIAVLKERLTQEELTQFAQYLHHFRTGRVTIELFCEQLLAIYTEQRKSLLLGMRHFIPATTDREYFESFLQLHNVETSHDDDKWWDQPPETGFSEAEDSSVSTSQINELSSNSDPVSRSPTSEENSVEWRFSISTLDEAHLNEDNLPSTLKRHSAQEVSKEADLTPQASIDGSEISFERRPSSKTLKVSDVVLGLEEGDSPLLRSGATNQSVEHQLILPHSPRDLIKQQSKKKSRGKSPSAVELGAPFPSLATGGTDDDIDPVQETSFKSRSLKKYKSKLARDSSEDKNTKVKKDSELKVQSSDETPPEPPSSSEILPTESLNAEKQLPESSDKYTAQAAQSDRKKKSEHRKKKKHKSSSSSDKVVTSL, from the exons ATGGTtggttttgtaaaatattatgAAATGGAAGATGACGGCAGACGGAGCAAGAAA GTGGGCCTATTTCGACGCATGTTTGGAGGTGGCAGTTTGTCAGTTACATCAGACACTTACCGCCAATCAATGATGTCTCTCGGCCCCACAGTTCCTCCTCGAGAACGGCGACCACTTAGATCGGTCCCAACAATTGGATCTCATTATAAAGTGGACCCTGAGGTTCTAGCCAAAGAATATGTTGAAAAAGAAACCAAA TACATGGGAACTATAACAGACATCCGAATAGATTTTGATCCTTGTAACCGTGCTTCACTTTTATCTTTGATTGATGAAAAGCGG AGAATTGGGCAACTGCCTTGGCAGATGACATGGAAACATGATGCAATTATTAGCATCTTCAAACATAATATCAAGATTTTACACAGAGATG aagaGCAATTGATCCATCGCATCCCCACACACCATGTTGCATCGGCTGGTTATGTCAAGGACGATAATCAAACATACCTCTTTCTAAAATTTG cTTCGGAAGTAAATGAGGAGATGTCCAATTTGGCCCTATTCTCATGCGAAACAAAG GAAATTGCTGAAGAAATTTGTTGTCTAATTCGTCAGCTTTTTCAGCTTGTATATACTGACTCAACCATGGACTTTTTTGATAAATCTATTCAAGATGGTGCCACTACACCCAAAAATCACTCTTACAGCACAG ATGATTCAGACAAGAAAGATACTGTGAGGTTAACTCTTCCACTTCAGCCACAGTCACAAAA AACCTTACTACAGCAAGAGCCCCAAACTTTGAAACTGAGTAATAAAACAAGTGGCAGTGAATTGCCACCTGATTTTGCAAGTAACGAAATCTCAAAGTCTGCCACACTACCTATGTCAGCCATACCTTCTTCAAT CCATCCTCAAAGTGTGCCACTCCATCGAAGCAGCAGCAGTAACGGAGCAGTGCTCACACCCCTCAGTTCTTCTTCCACCCCACCTTCTCCAGTAGCCTACCGGAAGTCTGGGAATAATAGTGGGTCCAATGTAAACACAACTCACCATCAATTGCAGCTGAATGAATACATTGCAGTA ttAAAAGAAAGATTAACTCAGGAAGAGCTCACCCAGTTTGCTCAGTATCTTCATCACTTCAGAACTGGCCGCGTCACCATCGAACTATTTTGCGAGCAGCTTCTCGCAATTTACACTGAACAGAGGAAGTCATTGCTCCTAG GGATGCGCCATTTCATTCCTGCCACCACTGATCGTgaatattttgaaagttttctccAACTGCACAATGTAGAAACCTCTCATGACGATGATAAATGGTGGGATCAACCTCCAGAAACAGGCTTTTCAGAGGCTGAAGACAGCAGCGTATCAACCAGTCAGATAAAtg AACTATCAAGCAACTCTGACCCCGTGTCCAGGTCGCCCACATCGGAGGAGAATAGTGTCGAGTGGAGATTTAGCATTAGCACTTTGGATGAGGCCCACCTCAATGAGGACAACTTGCCATCAACGTTGAAGCGTCATTCAGCGCAAGAG GTGAGCAAAGAAGCAGATCTAACTCCTCAAGCATCAATCGATGGTTCAGAAATATCATTTGAGCGGAGACCTTCTTCAAAAACTCTCAAAGTTTCAGATGTTGTACTGGGATTGGAAGAAGGTGATTCTCCTCTTCTTAGGTCGGGTGCAACAAATCAGTCCGTCGAGCATCAACTGATACTACCTCATTCTCCGCGAGATCTGATTAAGCAACAAAGCAAGAAAAAGTCAAGAG GAAAATCTCCCTCGGCTGTTGAGCTCGGTGCCCCTTTTCCTTCTTTAGCAACTGGTGGAACAGACGATGATATAGATCCTGTTCAGGAGACATCATTTAAG TCAAGGAGTTTGAAGAAATATAAATCAAAACTTGCACGAGACAGCAGTGAggataaaaacacaaaagtcAAGAAAGACTCAGAATTAAAAGTTCAATCAAGTGATGAAACG